The genome window AGGCGGGGGAGCTCGGATTCGCCGGCGTCGCCGTTGCCGACGCTTACGGCGGCGCCGGGATGGACACCCTCGCCTACGCGATCGTGATCGAGGAGGTCTCGAAGGCGTGCGCGAACATGGGCGTGATCCTCTCGGTGAACAATTCGCTCGTCTGCGATCCGATCGGGAAGTTCGGGACGGAGGCGCAGAAGAAGGAGTTCCTGACCCCGCTCGCGCGCGGCGAGAAGCTCGGCTGTTTCGCGCTGACCGAGCCCGAGGCGGGCTCCGACGCGGCCAACCAGAAGACGCGGGCGGTCCGGGAGGGGGACGCGTACCGCCTGACCGGAGAGAAAATCTTCATCACGTGCGGGGCGGCGGCCGACCTCGCCCTCGTCTTCGCCTCGACGGACCGCGAAAAGAAACACAAGGGGATCTCGGCCTTCCTCGTGGACACGCGCGCGCCCGGCTTCGACCGGTCCCACCATCAGGTCAAGCTCGGCGTCAACGCCTCCGGGACGGTCGAGATCTTCTTGAACGACGTCGTCGTTCCGGCGGCGAACCGGCTGGGCGAGGAGGGCGACGGCTTCCGGATCGCGATGGCGACGCTCGACGGCGGACGGATCGGGATCGCCGCTCAGGCGGTCGGAATCGCGCAGAGCGCGTTCGAGGCCGCCGTGCGGTACGCGGGAGAACGGAAAGTGTTCGGCCGCCCAATCGCGGAGTTCCAGGCGCTGCGCTTCTACATCGCCGACATGGCGACGGAGCTCGACGCCGCGCGGCTCCTCACGTGGCGCGCGGCGGCCGCCAAGGACGAAGCGGCCGGCTCCGGCGGGCGCTACACGGAAGAAGCCGCGATCGCCAAGCTCTACGCCGCCGAGATGGCGCAGCGGGTCACGACGAAGGCGCTTCAGATCCACGGGGGCTACGGGTACACGAAGGAGTTCCCGGTCGAGCGGAATTTCCGCGACGCCCGGATCACGGAGATCTACGAAGGAACGAGCGAGATCCAGCGGGTCGTGATCGCCCGCGAGATCTTCGCGCGCTGAAGGTCGCCATGCCCAGCACCAGGATGTTCCGCGATCGCGTCGTCTCGATGGAGCAGACCTTCGAGAAAGGGGAGAAGCACCTCCCGCTCCTGAAGGCGCTCGTCGACGAGGCGATCCCGGGAATGGAGCTCGAGGACTGCGTGCTCGACCACGAGCACGACTGCTTCGTCATGAATTACCGGACCGCCGCGGGAGCCGCGAAGAAGATCTCGTGGACCCGGATGGTCCTCTACGACGCCGAGCGGATTCCCGCGATCGTGGAGGATGGCGGCGCGCCGATCCGAGGCCGCCTGATCGAGTTCCTCCGGAAGAGGGCGGAGCGCAACGTCATCGACGTGACCTTCCGCCATCTCGAAGAAGGGTGGGTGGACACGCCCGAGCCGCGCAAGCCGAAGCCGCAGCCCGCCCGCGGCAAGGGCCAGCCGCCGGGCCCGGGGAGACCTCCGCAGGGGCGGGGCCCGCAAGGCAAGGGGGGCGAGGGACGTCCGGGTCCGCCGGGCCCCCGCCCCGCCGCGCCGCCGCGCGGTCCGCGTCCGGCGCCCCCCCCGGCCGCCGGTCCGGCCGCCGCGGGAGAGCCCGGCGCACCCGGTGCGCCCGGCTCCGGACGCCGGCGCCGTTTCCGGCGCCGCCGCGGCCGCCGGCGGGGCGGTCCCGGCTCCGGACCGGCGACGCCTCCGGCCGGAGGGGCGCCCAACTCGTGAATTTCCACCTGACCGACGACCAGTGCGCGGTCCGGGATTCGGCGCGCGACTTCGCGCAACGGGAGATCGCGCCCGGCGTCGCCGAGCGGGAGCGGACGCACGCCTTCCCCGCCGGAGTCGTCGCGAAGATGGGGGCCCTCGGCTTCCTCGGAATGTTCGTCCCCGCCGAATACGGCGGCGCGGGCTTCGACCCGCTCTCCTACATCCTCGCCGTCGAGGAAGTCGCCCGTGTCGACGCGTCGCTCGCCGTCATCATGAGCGTGACGAACTCGGTCGCCTGCTATCCGATCTGGAAGTTCGGCTCGGAGGAGCAGAAGAAGACGATGCTCGCCGAGCTCGCGTCGGGCCGGGCGATCGGGGCCTACGCGCTGACGGAGCCGCAGTCCGGCTCCGACGCGGCCAACCAGAAGACGCGCGCCGAGAAGAAGAACGGCGGGTACGTGATCAACGGCGCGAAGGCATGGATCACGAATGCGGGCGTGGCGCGGTGGTACGTCGTGATGGCGATGACCGACCCGCCGGCGGGCACGCGCGGAATCACGGCGTTTTTGCTCCGCGACGACGACCCCGGCTTCACGGTCGGCAAGAACGAAGAGAAGATGGGTCTCCACGGATCGCAGACCGCGTCGCTCTTCTTCGAGAACGTC of Thermoanaerobaculia bacterium contains these proteins:
- a CDS encoding acyl-CoA dehydrogenase family protein, with protein sequence MNFELSEEQKMVRDAVRDFAREVVAPRAADIDQTGEFPINEFRQAGELGFAGVAVADAYGGAGMDTLAYAIVIEEVSKACANMGVILSVNNSLVCDPIGKFGTEAQKKEFLTPLARGEKLGCFALTEPEAGSDAANQKTRAVREGDAYRLTGEKIFITCGAAADLALVFASTDREKKHKGISAFLVDTRAPGFDRSHHQVKLGVNASGTVEIFLNDVVVPAANRLGEEGDGFRIAMATLDGGRIGIAAQAVGIAQSAFEAAVRYAGERKVFGRPIAEFQALRFYIADMATELDAARLLTWRAAAAKDEAAGSGGRYTEEAAIAKLYAAEMAQRVTTKALQIHGGYGYTKEFPVERNFRDARITEIYEGTSEIQRVVIAREIFAR
- a CDS encoding acyl-CoA dehydrogenase — protein: MNFHLTDDQCAVRDSARDFAQREIAPGVAERERTHAFPAGVVAKMGALGFLGMFVPAEYGGAGFDPLSYILAVEEVARVDASLAVIMSVTNSVACYPIWKFGSEEQKKTMLAELASGRAIGAYALTEPQSGSDAANQKTRAEKKNGGYVINGAKAWITNAGVARWYVVMAMTDPPAGTRGITAFLLRDDDPGFTVGKNEEKMGLHGSQTASLFFENVRVPESRRLGAEGEGFRIAMTTLDHSRIGIAAQSIGIARAAFEAAVEHAKTRETFGRKIAEHQAVAFQVADMKVQIDAARLLTYRAAWLSEQPGVKFSKESSMAKVFASEACNAVCARACQIFGGYGFSKEYAVERYYRDARVTTIYEGTSEIQRMVIAKNLLGHR